A stretch of Podospora bellae-mahoneyi strain CBS 112042 chromosome 5, whole genome shotgun sequence DNA encodes these proteins:
- the SEO1 gene encoding MFS transporter (Seo1) (COG:G; EggNog:ENOG503NU3C) produces the protein MTTKASSPEKRKWYQIQWFQPQDTPRERKLINKLDLLIVPYAFLAYWVKYMDQSNLNNAYVAGLKEDLGFQGNELVQLQTMYIIGAVLGQIPFMFLFTYVPMHWVIPFLDVAWGIFTLLQYRVTGFAELAAYRFLVGWFEAAFFPAMHYIFGAWYRSDEIARRGGVFYLGLTLGTLTAGLIQAGASQRLEGVKGLAGWRWMYIICALITIPIGIIGYFVLPGTPDRPNGLLLSEEDVAVAKERLQRDGHVTEGKFSWKGLAKIAKTWHFWGLILFDVLFWNGSINTSTGGYLLWIKSLGRFSKARVNELGTISPALGMFYTVAICFASDLVLGPAWAITVAHVWNIIGLIIQVIWEVPEGALWFSFMTTYSAVAMSSVLYGWVNSQLKAAPAERAFTLVLINTVAQSTTAWTPLLVFKTVEGPRFTKGYSFVLANAVCLIGMAHVLRIYLAKKE, from the exons ATGACAACCAAAGCCTCATCACCAGAGAAGCGAAAATGGTACCAGATACAGTGGTTCCAACCGCAAGACACGCCTCGTGAGAGGAAACTTATCAACAAGCTCGATCTCCTGATTGTGCCCTACGCCTTTTTGGCATATTGGGTCAAGTACATGGACCAATCCAACCTCA ACAACGCCTACGTCGCCGGCCTGAAAGAAGACCTCGGCTTCCAAGGCAACGAGCTGGTCCAGCTCCAGACAATGTACATCATCGGCGCCGTACTCGGGCAAATCCCATTCATGTTCCTCTTCACCTACGTCCCCATGCACTGGGTCATTCCATTCCTCGACGTCGCCTGGGGCATCTTCACTCTGCTGCAGTACAGAGTGACGGGCTTTGCCGAGCTGGCCGCCTACCGGTTCCTCGTCGGGTGGTTCGAGGCGGCCTTCTTCCCGGCCATGCACTACATCTTTGGGGCTTGGTACCGGAGTGATGAGATCGCTCggagaggtggtgttttCTACCTTGGGCTGACGCTGGGAACGCTCACCGCGGGGCTGATCCAGGCTGGCGCGAGCCAACGTCTTGAGGGAGTCAAGGGGTTggcggggtggaggtggatgtaCATCATTTGTGCGCTCATCACCATTCCGATTGGCATCATTGGGTATTTTGTTCTGCCCGGGACACCAGACAGGCCGAACGGATTACTGTTGTCGGAGGAAGATGTCGCTGTTGCCAAGGAGCGTCTGCAGAGAGATGGCCACGTCACCGAGGGAAAGTTCTCGTGGAAGGGACTGGCCAAGATTGCAAAGACGTGGCACTTTTGGGGGTTGATCTTGTTTGACGTACTCTTCTGGAATGGAAGCATAAACACTTCGACCGGTGGCTATCTTCTCTGGATCAAGAGTCTGGGGAGGTTCTCCAAGGCGAGGGTGAACGAGCTTGGCACCATCTCGCCGGCGCTGGGTATGTTTTACACGGTGGCGATCTGCTTCGCTTCGGATTTGGTGTTGGGACCGGCGTGGGCTATCACGGTGGCTCATGTCTGGAATATCATTGGTCTGATCATTCAGGTTATCTGGGAGGTGCCGGAGGGTGCGCTGTGGTTTTCCTTCATGACGACGTACAGCGCTGTGGCTATGAGTTCGGTATTGTACGGATGGGTCAACAGTCAGCTCAAGGCAGCCCCGGCGGAAAGAGCATTCACGTTGGTTCTTATCAACACTGTTGCTCAGAGCACTACGGCCTGGACGCCTCTTTTGGTCTTCAAGACGGTTGAGGGGCCGAGATTTACCAAGGGTTACTCATTCGTTTTGGCCAACGCCGTTTGCTTGATTGGCATGGCGCATGTGTTGAGGATATATCTTGCTAAAAAGGAGTAA
- a CDS encoding hypothetical protein (EggNog:ENOG503NY3X; COG:G; CAZy:GH72): MSGILRTALPLFLSIFQGLAEAVSPVSIKGTKLYDESGAQFFLKGTVYVAGDNRNDPLLNTTQCQIDAEHLKNVGANAVYIYSVDVSKLGQHRGCMEEFDRQGIYVWLQLGQLPMVLSRSDNTPRWDLGFYNTWTSIIDSFSEHDNLLAFGIGQETINGTSNTTLVAPSMKAAARDLKLFRDKRGYRPIPISYTAGDFEEYRLLTAQYLTCGPAESSVDLYGINIFNNCSDDKLDRLRSEFSNHHTPVVFAEDGCFPETREFSEVQTFFGESEYSRIFSGMNIYQWGRNEFGFALVVYGDEADRNLGQPSTFLPAYTSLQQVWSAIVPQSTSRDAYTFSSTQLPCPTANPQVGWLVDRVAPLPVISGLDINTVTARTRRTRPTTSTSATAVPTESGDNSRDNSRDEEVLASSGMSAGAIAGMAIGIVAAVVGGAGAAFWFLRRRKSRQGEPDDHNGPYEKAAADSDRLSTAKTELPDQERAANELEGRFHYHQLPVKTDWKYPLEAGSKPVSELPDGAGRPGNHFELEGSPVHGPGYNPGAELPAPAPVPK; encoded by the exons ATGTCGGGAATCCTTCGAACGGCACTTCCGCTCTTCCTTTCaatctttcaaggcctggCCGAGGCAGTGTCACCTGTCTCCATCAAAGGAACAAAGTTGTACGATGAAAGCGGCGCTCAGTTTTTCCTCAAAG GCACGGTATATGTTGCTGGGGATAATCGCAACGATCCTTTATTGAACACGACCCAGTGCCAGATAGATGCAGAACATCTAAAGAATGTTGGCGCCAATGCAGTCTACATTTACAGCGTCGATGTCTCCAAGCTCGGTCAGCATCGAGGCTGCATGGAGGAGTTCGACAGGCAGGGAATTTATGTCTGGCTTCAGCTGGGACAGCTTCCCATGGTTCTGTCTAGG AGCGATAACACCCCCAGATGGGACCTCGGCTTCTACAACACCTGGACCTCAATAATCGATTCGTTCTCCGAGCACGATAACCTCTTGGCTTTTGGAATCGGGCAGGAAACGATCAACGGCACGTCCAACACAACATTGGTGGCCCCCTCTATGAAGGCCGCCGCCCGTGATCTGAAGTTGTTCCGGGACAAGCGAGGATACAGACCGATACCCATCAGCTACACTGCCGGAGACTTTGAAGAATATCGTCTTCTGACAGCTCAGTATCTCACCTGTGGGCCCGCCGAGTCTAGCGTAGACCTTTACGGcatcaacatcttcaacaactgcTCTGACGACAAGCTTGACCGTCTGCGGTCCGAGTTCTCCAACCATCACACCCCGGTCGTATTCGCCGAAGACGGCTGTTTTCCAGAGACCCGCGAGTTTTCCGAAGTCCAGACTTTCTTTGGGGAGTCCGAGTACTCACGAATCTTCTCTGGCATGAACATCTACCAATGGGGACGCAATGAGTTCGGATTTGCTCTTGTTGTCTATGGTGACGAGGCCGACCGAAACCTCGGCCAACCCAGTACATTCTTGCCAGCATACACATCTCTCCAGCAGGTTTGGAGCGCAATCGTTCCCCAGTCCACCTCCCGAGATGCCTATACCTTTTCATCGACACAACTACCTTGCCCGACAGCTAACCCCCAGGTCGGCTGGTTGGTGGATAGAGTTGCTCCATTGCCGGTGATATCGGGATTAGACATCAACACCGTGACCGCCCGTACGAGACGAACCAGACCAACGACGTCCACCTCAGCAACGGCAGTGCCCACTGAAAGCGGGGACAACTCTAGGGACAACTCTAGGGACGAGGAGGTCCTCGCCAGTAGTGGCATGTCCGCAGGCGCGATTGCCGGGATGGCCATCGGTATTGTCGCCGCCGTTGTGGGTGGAGCAGGTGCTGCCTTTTGGTTTTTGCGAAGACGGAAATCTCGTCAAGGGGAGCCCGATGACCACAACGGCCCTTATGAGAAAGCTGCGGCTGATTCTGATCGTCTCTCAACTGCCAAGACTGAGCTGCCTGACCAAGAGAGAGCTGCGAATGAACTTGAGGGCAGATTCCACTATCATCAACTACCAGTAAAGACGGATTGGAAGTACCCTCTCGAGGCTGGTAGTAAACCTGTCAGTGAACTCCCTGACGGAGCAGGTCGACCTGGAAATCATTTTGAGTTGGAAGGGAGCCCAGTGCATGGGCCGGGGTACAACCCAGGAGCAGAGCTGCCTGCGCCTGCACCTGTACCGAAGTAA
- a CDS encoding hypothetical protein (COG:S; EggNog:ENOG503NW25) produces the protein MAFHDNTVSRHNEGEVEPPKSELHPVKWYRSTFWNMTVLGLCNLAAPGIWGAMNSLGAGGAASPQLINAANALTFCLMVVSCYFSSTLVHYVGIKGALIFGTIGYAPYAAGLYTNNRFGTEWLVLLGAALCGISAGVFWMAEAAIAIAYPEPWNRGKAIGYWLTYRLAGQILGGAINLGLNAKNSEAGKVSYTVFLVFIAMQCTGPLFGFLLNAPDKVERTDGKKVELAITRGPLFELKETARLFLGKKFLLMVLFIGQAVFAEAVYFTYLAMWFSVRSRALGSFLSGIIAVVSGWILGAWIDRTRIALKTRARTSFWVIVVLQGAWWTWATVLVTRYRVTRPTFDWVDGNFGEGFGVFVFLTVGFQLNYMFLYFIIHNLAKDESEVVRYAALLRGTESAWQAVSYGLTSLVVFAEVGGVYINFGLWAIAIFPAWMVVREFGTSKVEFVEERASSAETPSLKSDDKGL, from the exons ATGGCCTTCCACGACAACACCGTCTCGCGTCACAATGAGGGTGAAGTCGAACCTCCCAAATCTGAATTGCATCCGGTCAAATGGTACCGTTCCACCTTTTGGAACATGACTGTTTTGGGTTTGTGCAATCTGGCGGCACCGGGAATTTGGGGCGCCATGAACTCGCTTGGGGCCGGCGGCGCTGCCTCACCACAGCTCATCAATGCAGCCAATGCTCTGACTTTCTGTCTCATGGTGGTATCGTGCTACTTCTCCAGTACTTTGGTGCACTACGTCGGGATCAAGGGTGCTCTTATTTTCGGAAC GATCGGTTACGCACCATATGCAGCGGGCCTTTACACCAATAACCGCTTCGGGACCGAATGGCTCGTCTTGTTGGGTGCTGCGCTCTGCGGTATCTCGGCCGGTGTGTTCTGGATGGCCGAGGCTGCCATTGCCATTGCTTATCCAGAGCCTTGGAACAGGGGCAAAGCTATCGGCTACTGGCTGACATATCGACTGGCTGGTCAGATTCTGGGCGGTGCGATCAACCTTGGTCTCAATGCCAAGAACAGCGAGGCTGGCAAAGTGTCATACACAGTCTTCCTGGTGTTCATTGCAATGCAGTGCACTGGTCCCCTCTTCGGATTTTTGCTCAATGCACCGGACAAGGTCGAGAGAACAGATGGCAAGAAGGTGGAGCTGGCCATCACGCGCGGTCCTCTCTTTGAGCTCAAGGAGACGGCGAGACTGTTCTTGGGCAAGAAGTTtctcttgatggtgttgttcaTCGGGCAGGCTGTCTTTGCAGAGGCAGTCTACTTCACCTATCTTGCTA TGTGGTTCTCTGTCCGATCTCGTGCTTTGGGATCGTTCTTGTCTGGCATCATTGCTGTTGTTTCGGGGTGGATACTCGGT GCCTGGATTGATCGCACAAGAATTGCTCTCAAGACTCGTGCTCGCACCAGCTTCTGGGTCATTGTGGTTCTGCAGGGCGCTTGGTGGACGTGGGCGACGGTTCTTGTCACCCGCTATCGCGTCACCAGACCAACGTTCGACTGGGTTGACGGGAACTTCGGTGAGGGCTTCGGTGTTTTCGTGTTTTTGACCGTTGGCTTCCAGCTGAACTACATGTTTCTGTacttcatcatccacaacTTGGCCAAAGATGAGTCGGAGGTGGTCCGCTATGCCGCGCTTCTGCGGGGAACCGAGTCGGCGTGGCAGGCTGTCAGCTACGGCCTCACTTCGCTCGTGGTCTTtgctgaggttggaggtgtttACATTAACTTTGGACTGTGGgccatcgccatcttccCGGCTTGGATGGTTGTGCGCGAGTTTGGCACCTCCAAAGTGGAGTTCGTGGAGGAGCGGGCGTCGTCAGCGGAAACACCGAGCTTGAAGAGCGACGACAAGGGATTGTGA
- a CDS encoding hypothetical protein (EggNog:ENOG503NUI0; COG:Q), with protein sequence MATITTLPDPVAAINATEKLSNLSISALEVPELSSSDRDTNSDSHSDHYTPATSPGLPPSTTTIPQRIPTYPKSRISLVDRFIDQPRALKVAVIGGGLAGITAGILLPAKVPNIQLTIFEKNDDFGGTWLENTYPGVRCDIPSHVYQSTFEPKTDWSDQFAPGGEIRDYWQSVAKKHDVYRLARFGTRVQSLEWDAGESVWKVSTQHKEEEGPKVEEFDFVLNAIGRFNAWKLPDYEGIESYKGHLRHASHWDGEFDVDGKTVAVIGNGASGIQLVANLQKRVKQLDHYARNKTWIAGSWAGDERTAGPQPYSEEQKELFARDPTAYLKFRKELEDKYWRRFSAFFRGSETNIDLRERFIEIMKQRLKKKPELLEHIVPDFSPNCRRLTPGPGYLEAISEDNVEYITSRIARFTKDGIVTVDGRERKVDAVFCATGANVDMVTPFPIKGQDGTELRELWDPESKTGYGFPYTYLGLATPGFPNLLFVHGPHGTGPSGTVPHSVEVQLVCFAKILRKVAREGIKSIQPSRRAADEFVEYSDAFFTSTVLSDNCSSWYNGGRPGGRIHGIWPGSAGHVTAVRREPRWEDWEYTYLGPEGNRFAWYFGNGWTSKEADENSDMTSYLRLPGEVNLKDLHESWWDLP encoded by the exons ATGGCCACCATAACAACCCTCCCAGACCCTGTAGCGGCCATCAACGCTACGGAGAAACTGTCCAACTTGTCAATCTCCGCCCTGGAGGTTCCCGAGCTGTCCTCGTCAGATCGCGACACCAACTCAGACTCCCATTCAGACCACTATACCCCAGCAACCTCACCAGGGctgcccccttccaccacaacGATTCCCCAGCGGATCCCGACATATCCCAAGTCCCGAATCTCCCTCGTCGACCGCTTCATTGACCAGCCCCGTGCCCTCAAAGTAGCTGTCATCGGCGGCGGTCTAGCGGGAATCACAGCTGGCATCTTGCTTCCTGCCAAAGTCCCCAACATCCAACTGACCATCTTTGAGAAGAACGACGACTTT GGCGGCACCTGGCTCGAAAACACCTACCCCGGCGTCCGTTGCGACATTCCCTCCCACGTCTACCAATCGACCTTCGAGCCCAAAACCGACTGGTCCGACCAGTTCGCCCCCGGCGGCGAGATCAGAGACTACTGGCAATCCgtcgccaagaagcacgatGTCTACCGGCTCGCACGATTCGGCACCAGAGTCCAGTCACTCGAGTGGGATGCGGGCGAGTCAGTTTGGAAAGTCAGCACCCAACacaaagaggaggaaggacCAAAGGTCGAAGAGTTCGACTTTGTCTTGAACGCCATTGGGCGGTTCAACGCCTGGAAGCTGCCAGACTACGAAGGGATCGAGTCGTACAAGGGCCACCTGAGACACGCATCACattgggatggggagtttgaTGTTGACGGCAAGACTGTGGCGGTGATTGGGAATGGTGCCTCTGGGATTCAGCTGGTGGCCAATCTGCAAAAGAGGGTGAAGCAGTTGGATCATTATGCGAGAAACAAGACTTGGATTGCAGGCAGCTGGGCGGGTGATGAACGGACTGCTGGTCCTCAGCCTTATTCtgaggagcagaaggagtTGTTTGCGAGGGATCCGACGGCGTACCTCAAGTTCAGAAAAGAGCTGGAAGACAAGTACTGGAGGAGgttctccgccttcttcaggGGGTCGGAGACGAACATTGATCTTCGGGAAAGGTTCATCGAGATCATGAAgcagaggttgaagaagaagccagagTTGTTGGAGCACATCGTTCCAGACTTTTCACCAAACTGCAGACGCCTGACACCAGGGCCGGGATACCTGGAGGCCATCTCGGAAGATAATGTCGAGTACATCACTTCGCGGATCGCGAGGTTCACAAAAGATGGAATCGTCACAGTGGATGGCAGAGAAAGGAAGGTCGATGCTGTCTTTTGCGCGACGGGTGCGAACGTGGACATGGTGACACCATTCCCCATCAAGGGACAGGATGGGACAGAGTTGAGGGAGCTCTGGGATCCAGAGTCAAAGACTGGCTATGGCTTCCCGTACACCTATCTTGGTCTCGCCACCCCGGGCTTCCCCAACTTGCTGTTCGTCCATGGTCCCCACGGAACAGGTCCGTCGGGTACTGTCCCGCATTCCGTCGAGGTCCAACTGGTGTGTTTCGCCAAGATCCTGAGGAAGGTAGCAAGAGAGGGGATCAAGAGCATCCAGCCATCCAGGAGAGCAGCTGATGAGTTCGTCGAGTACTCTGATGCCTTTTTTACCTCGACTGTTCTTAGTGATAATTGTAGCAGTTGGTACAATGGCGGGCGTCCAGGCGGTAGAATCCACGGCATCTGGCCAGGAAGCGCAGGCCATGTCACGGCTGTGAGAAGAGAGCCCAGATGGGAGGACTGGGAGTACACGTATCTCGGGCCTGAGGGCAATCGGTTTGCATGGTATTTCGGGAATGGCTGGACAAGCAAGGAGGCAGATGAGAACTCGGACATGACCTCATACTTGCGATTACCGGGGGAGGTGAATCTGAAGGACCTGCATGAGAGTTGGTGGGATCTACCCTAG
- a CDS encoding hypothetical protein (EggNog:ENOG503NWM9; COG:C): MSGSSFLRKMSLHKFRKSLSSPKLDSLNLTEAEKAPVRPDEPLTPPPETQTVLLLHAARQPYELTDDYPVPQLQDEHEVLVRTQAIGLNPIDWKAPDFNFAIPTLPYISGRELAGTVIQAPSSSSTRLQEKDRVLVISTDYRDLRKAAYQEYVVGLDYNTVRLPPSLSIEEGSTLGVAFVAAALALGVCAGLDFSHVLDGPDLYSLVRGLPAERISEDIRAECLDGIRSHERAQKGDWLAVWGGSSTSANLTIQLAKLAGLKTVAVVDKAKHGLRLANHKAIRTDLLVDSHDPERAAAIIKGNLKGKLRFGIDTRGRESATSLLQALSPDNLGGAGEQPLLKEGEAPPSPPSTPHDSTLLSAHLIGLTGLPKQTAPEGTVFHTVPIKLFHEVPAVGEALVSWLERLLKEGLVQPPEIIDVESGLGSINKALDRMRKGEISGGKLVVRV; this comes from the exons ATGAGTGGATCGTCCTTCCTCCGAAAAATGTCCCTTCACAAGTTCAGAAAGTCGCTATCAAGCCCCAAGCTTGACAGTCTCAACCTCACAGAGGCAGAGAAAGCCCCAGTCCGGCCAGATGaacccctcacccctccaccagAAACCCAGACGGTCCTGCTGTTGCATGCTGCACGGCAACCCTACGAGTTGACAGACGACTACCCAGTCCCACAACTCCAAGACGAGCACGAAGTCTTGGTCCGCACCCAGGCCATTGGTCTCAACCCCATCGACTGGAAGGCTCC TGACTTCAACTTcgccatccccaccctcccctacATCTCCGGCCGCGAGCTCGCCGGCACAGTAATCCaagccccctcctcctcctccacccgccTGCAGGAAAAGGATcgcgtcctcgtcatctccacCGACTACCGCGACCTCCGCAAGGCAGCCTACCAAGAATACGTCGTCGGACTCGACTACAACACCGTCCgcctccccccatccctctccatcGAAGAAGGTTCCACCCTCGGCGTCGCCTTTGTCGCTGCAGCCCTCGCCCTGGGTGTCTGCGCCGGTCTTGACTTCTCTCACGTTCTCGACGGACCAGACCTCTACTCCCTCGTCCGCGGCCTCCCCGCCGAGAGGATATCAGAGGACATCCGCGCCGAGTGCCTAGATGGCATCCGCTCCCATGAGCGCGCCCAAAAGGGGGACTGGCTCGCCGTCTGGGGCGGATCGtccacctccgccaacctcaccatccaACTGGCCAAGCTGGCAGGGTTGAAGACCGTTGCCGTGgtggacaaggccaagcaCGGACTCCGGCTGGCGAACCACAAGGCTATCAGGACCGACTTGCTGGTCGACAGCCACGACCCGGAAAGAGCGGCAGCGATCATCAAGGGGAATCTGAAGGGCAAGTTGAGGTTCGGGATCGACACCCGCGGAAGGGAATCGGCGACGAGTCTGCTGCAGGCTTTATCGCCGGATAATctgggtggtgctggtgagcAGCCACTCTTAAAAGAGGGTGAGGCGCCTCCGAGCCCGCCGTCGACGCCGCATGACTCGACATTGTTGAGTGCGCATTTGATTGGGTTGACGGGCTTGCCTAAGCAGACGGCGCCGGAGGGGACGGTTTTCCATACTGTGCCCATCAAGTTGTTCCATGAGGTGCCGGCGGTGGGTGAGGCGTTGGTTAGttggttggagaggttgctGAAGGAAGGGTTGGTGCAGCCGCCAGAGATTATTGACGTGGAGTCTGGGTTAGGCAGCATCAACAAGGCGCTGGATCGGATGAGGAAGGGTGAAATCAGTGGTGGCAAGCTGGTTGTGCGGGTGTAA
- a CDS encoding hypothetical protein (EggNog:ENOG503PBIE), which produces MVTPSFDPKEQPPAVYKFKYGEVILQHVELHQETVTASSVSTAVMLPSLLFTSTALALPVLGQTPCTRDFLKAATAEYLDALTAGEPTFSTLSSDVDYYENDALVNITTGVLSQGIKIDFNLSIYDTTQCASYTEIVATTEHPYVIGTRLAFTDSKVTHIDSIVCDTGDWLFNATGSLIYNRQESWAPVPVERRESREALKAAGDAYIDAWGNHTVKPVFAKNCARLEGGFYITSNCLLNFPPPFNVSNQRYTIDEELGAVDIFHLFPFLDAAIPRHPGTQTNNLIRVESGEIRYIHENTVCSTRNCGR; this is translated from the coding sequence ATGGTCACCCCCTCATTTGACCCCAAAGAACAACCTCCTGCCGTGTACAAATTCAAGTATGGGGAGGTGATTCTTCAACATGTTGAGCTTCACCAAGAGACAGTAACCGCTTCTAGCGTCTCGACCGCCGTCATGTtgccttctctcctctttaCCAGCACCGCCCTGGCTTTGCCAGTTCTGGGCCAAACTCCCTGCACCCGAGACTTCCTGAAGGCTGCAACGGCAGAATACCTGGATGCACTCACTGCTGGAGAGCCGACCTTCTCGACACTATCGAGCGATGTCGACTACTACGAGAACGACGCTCTTGTGAACATCACCACAGGGGTCCTGTCGCAAGGCATCAAGATCGACTTCAACCTCAGCATCTACGACACCACCCAATGCGCCTCATACACCGAAATCGTCGCCACCACAGAACACCCCTACGTCATTGGCACAAGGCTTGCTTTCACCGACAGCAAGGTTACACACATCGACTCAATCGTGTGTGACACAGGCGACTGGCTGTTCAACGCGACTGGGTCCCTGATCTACAATCGACAGGAAAGCTGGGCCCCTGTCCCAGTGGAAAGGCGTGAATCTCGGGAGGCTCTCAAAGCAGCGGGAGACGCGTACATCGATGCATGGGGCAACCATACCGTCAAGCCTGTTTTTGCCAAGAACTGCGCCCGTCTTGAGGGAGGTTTCTACATCACCAGCAACTGCCTCCTCAACTTCCCGCCCCCGTTCAATGTCAGCAATCAGCGGTACACAATTGACGAGGAATTGGGCGCGGTGGATATCTTCCATCTGTTCCCTTTTCTCGACGCTGCTATCCCGAGACATCCGGGCACGCAGACGAACAACTTGATCAGGGTGGAGTCGGGGGAGATTCGGTATATTCACGAGAATACTGTTTGCTCGACCAGGAACTGTGGAAGATGA
- a CDS encoding hypothetical protein (EggNog:ENOG503P8SJ; COG:K) — protein MSQAALTFRLATPEDAPLLQPLVQSAYRGETSRKGWTTEADLLVGTRINVAGIVEKINTPHSAVIMAFSPTLGNALVGCCEVLLKPSRKIGYFGMFAVDPTLQAGGIGRQVLANAEQYARSHGAEKMEMTVIWTRKELIDWYVRRGYAVTEERREFPHEELAKMDGENRALVEDLWFKVLVKDL, from the coding sequence ATGTCCCAAGCAGCCCTCACCTTCCGCCTCGCCACCCCAGAAGATgcgcccctcctccagcctctCGTCCAATCCGCCTACCGCGGCGAGACAAGTCGCAAAGGCTGGACAACCGAGGCCGACCTCCTAGTCGGCACGCGCATCAACGTCGCCGGCATCGTCGAAAagatcaacaccccccacaGCGCAGTCATCATGgccttctccccaaccctcgGAAACGCCCTCGTGGGCTGCTGCGAGGTGCTTCTCAAGCCGTCTCGGAAAATCGGGTATTTCGGCATGTTCGCCGTCGACCCCACTCTTCAGGCCGGGGGGATAGGGAGGCAGGTGCTGGCCAATGCAGAGCAGTATGCGAGGAGCCACGGGgcggagaagatggagatgacgGTTATCTGGACAAGGAAGGAACTGATTGATTGGTACGTGAGGAGAGGGTACGcggtgacggaggagaggagggagtttCCGCAtgaggagctggccaagatggatggggagaaTAGGGCGCTGGTGGAGGACTTGTGGTTCAAGGTGTTGGTGAAGGATTTGTGA
- a CDS encoding hypothetical protein (COG:E; EggNog:ENOG503P0AC): MSNTNQQPPAPNGAHHELGNGKKHILINAFDMSTVGHLSPGQWKNPVDKSATKRRLDYWIELAKLLERGGVNALFLADTYGGYDTYEGSVDNCIRRAAQWPITDPTIPISAMAAVTKNLSFAITASTSFEPPYLLAKRFSTLDHFTQGRIGWNIVTSWKKSAFKAIGLDNPIEHDERYRQADEYLRVLYKLWESSWSPTALSPDPANDSYVDPAQVRTINHKGRYFSLDAKHIVDPSPQRTPFLFQAGTSSAGSDFAATHAEAIFVSGHSPSVLRPKIDAIRALAAQKGRDPRSIKVFATFTPIVADTDELAQEKLKELKKYASTIGGLVLVSGWTGIDLSKLPLDKEISKEDSVEAHKVTSILDNFTTASTEHPRWTPRLVAEHAAIGGLGPVSVGSPQTVADELERWVKEADVDGFNIGYVTTPGTFEEVVDLLIPELRRRGVYPELPDPSEEPVTAREKIYGKGQNGLRDDHEGSRYKYHRYQEDPPYKSEEEGQA; this comes from the exons ATGTCGAACACAAAccaacagccaccagccCCCAACGGCGCTCATCATGAGCTTGGGAACGGCAAGAAACACATCCTCATCAATGCTTTCGATATGAGCACTGTCGGGCACCTGTCTCCAGGACAATGGAAG AATCCAGTTGACAAGTCGGCAACCAAGCGCAGGCTTGATTACTGGATTGAACTCGCCAAACTGcttgagaggggaggggtcaACGCTCTGTTCCTCGCCGACACATATGGTGGCTACGACACATACGAAGGGAGCGTTGACAATTGCATCAGGCGAGCGGCACAATGGCCAATAACCGACCCAACAATT CCCATCTCAGCCATGGCAGCAGTGACCAAGAATTTGTCGTttgccatcaccgcctcgACCAGTTTTGAGCCACCTTATCTTCTAGCCAAACGCTTTTCGACTCTGGATCACTTCACACAGGGTCGTATCGGTTGGAATATAGTGACGTCTTGGAAGAAGTCCGCCTTTAAGGCCATTGGCCTCGACAATCCTATTGAACACGACGAACGCTACCGTCAAGCAGATGAATATCTCCGCGTTCTTTACAA GCTATGGGAATCTTCCTGgtcccccaccgccctctccccAGACCCAGCCAACGACAGCTACGTCGACCCGGCCCAAGTGCgcaccatcaaccacaaaGGCAGATATTTCTCTCTCGACGCGAAGCATATCGTTGacccctctcctcaacgcactcccttcctcttccaagcGGGCACCTCCTCGGCAGGCTCCGACTTTGCCGCCACCCACGCCGAAGCCATCTTTGTCTCTGGTCACTCACCCTCAGTCTTGAGGCCAAAGATCGACGCCATCCGCGCCTTGGCCGCCCAGAAGGGCCGTGATCCGAGATCCATCAAGGTATTCGCCACCTTCACGCCCATTGTTGCCGATACAGATGAGCTCGCCCAAGAGAAGTTGAAAGAACTCAAGAAGTATGCTTCCACCATTGGAGgtctggtgctggtgagCGGCTGGACAGGAATCGACCTGTCAAAGCTACCGCTTGACAAGGAGATAAGCAAGGAGGATAGTGTCGAGGCACACAAGGTCACGAGCATTCTCGACAACTTCACCACGGCTAGCACGGAACACCCTAGATGGACGCCGAGGTTGGTGGCTGAACACGCGGCAATCGGCGGGCTTGGTCCGGTCAGCGTGGGAAGCCCGCAGACGGTTGCGGATGAGCTGGAACGGTGGGTCAAGGAGGCTGATGTGGACGGGTTTAACATTGGGTATGTGACCACACCGGGGACAtttgaagaggtggtggactTGTTAATTCCcgagctgaggaggaggggggtctATCCTGAGCTGCCTGATCCGAGTGAGGAACCGGTGACGGCTAGGGAGAAGATTTATGGGAAGGGCCAAAATGGGTTAAGAGATGATCATGAGGGCAGTCGGTACAAGTACCACCGGTACCAGGAAGATCCGCCTTATAAgtccgaggaagaggggcagGCTTGA